The following coding sequences are from one Carcharodon carcharias isolate sCarCar2 chromosome 11, sCarCar2.pri, whole genome shotgun sequence window:
- the dis3 gene encoding exosome complex exonuclease RRP44, with product MLKSKSFVKKTRSGGVLKVVREHYLRDDILCGWGPCEECGGRGPGSGSDPGQGQGQGQGQGHGGLTDQPHTSSQLCPEPHYVLPDTNVVLHQIDILEDPVIQNVVILQTVLQEVRHRSAPVYKRIKDVINNPEKHFYTFTNEHHKDTYIEQEQGESANDRNDRAIRIAVKWYNEHLKKSKTLQLQVILITNDRKNKERAVEDGLVAFTCDEYIKSLVGNPELVDRLACISDASNEVESGRLIFTEHLPLSRIHQGIKSNRYFQGTFRANRDNYLEATVWIHGEDGENKEILVRGLKNLNRAIHEDVVAVELLPKGKWVAPSAVVLQDEGQVEADEEDEKEGFLKNITAKTFSKPSGKVIGIIKRNWRSYCGMISKSQIKESTRHLFTPADRRIPRIRIETRQSSALENQRIIVVIDGWPRNSRYPNGHFVRSLGNAGDKETETEVLLLEHDVPHQPFSQAVLSFLPKMPWIITEQDLKKRMDLRHLYICSVDPPGCTDIDDALHCRELENGNLEVGVHIADVSHFIRPGNALDQESANRGTTVYLCDKRIDMVPELLSSNLCSLRSNVERFAFSCIWEMTHNAEILHTMFTKSIINSKASLTYAEAQMRIDDENMNDEVTLGLRSLNKLAKILKRKRIDIGALTLSSPEVRFHIDSETHDPIDLQTKELKETNSMVEEFMLLANISVAQKIYEEFSECALLRKHPAPPPSNYDILVKAAKSKNLEIRTDSAKALADSLDKAEVPDSPYLNTLFRILTTRCMMQAVYFCSGMDTDFHHFGLASPIYTHFTSPIRRYSDVIVHRLLAVAINADVTYPDIMDKHKQQALCNNLNYRHKMAQYSQRASVAFHTQLFFKNKGIVDEVGYILFVKKNAIVVLIPKFGLEGTVLFEEKGKQSPKLHYNEEIPSLTVESTVFNMFDKVTVTIMLDATNVQHQKIRMALVEPVIPGVSVPRNSSLKNSTIEEPEVKKTKLS from the exons ATGTTGAAATCTAAAAGTTTCGTCAAGAAGACGCGCTCGGGCggggtgctgaaggtggtgagggagcatTACCTGCGGGACGACATTTTGTGCGGCTGGGGTCCGTGTGAGGAGTGCGGCGGCCGGGGGCCGGGATCCGGATCGGACccgggtcagggtcagggtcagggacagggacagggacacggcGGCCTCACCGACCAGCCCCACACCTCCAGCCAGCTCTGCCCGGAGCCTCACTATGTGCTGCCCGACACCAACGTGGTGCTTCACCAG ATTGATATCCTTGAAGATCCAGTGATCCAGAATGTGGTGATCCTGCAGACAGTGCTGCAGGAGGTCAGACATCGAAGTGCTCCTGTATACAAAAGAATTAAGGATGTGATTAACAACccagaaaaacatttttacacttttACAAACGAACATCACAA AGATACCTATATAGAGCAAGAACAAGGTGAAAGTGCAAACGACAGAAATGACCGAGCAATACGGATCGCGGTGAAGTGGTACaatgaacatttaaaaaaaagcaaaacttTGCAACTTCAGGTTATCTTAATAACAAATGACAGAAAAAACAAAGAGCGTGCTGTGGAAGATGGCCTTGTGGCATTTACAT GTGATGAATATATCAAGAGTTTAGTTGGAAATCCTGAACTAGTTGATCGGCTAGCTTGTATTTCAGATGCATCT AATGAAGTAGAGAGTGGTAGGCTGATCTTCACAGAACATCTGCCTCTGTCCAGAATACATCAAGGTATAAAATCTAATCGTTACTTCCAAGGGACCTTTCGAGCCAACAGGGACAACTATCTGGAAGCCACAGTCTGGATCCATGGAGAGGACGGAGAAAACAaagag ATCCTTGTACGAGGGCTGAAGAATCTCAATCGAGCTATACACGAAGATGTGGTGGCAGTGGAATTGCTTCCCAAAGGGAAGTGGGTGGCACCATCGGCTGTTGTACTTCAAGATGAAGGTCAGGTTGAGGCTGATGAAGAGGATGAAAAAGAAGGCTTT CTGAAGAATATTACAGCCAAAACATTTTCAAAGCCAAGTGGTAAAGTAATTGGGATAATTAAAAGGAACTGGAGGTCCTACTGTGGCATGATTTCAAAGTCGCAAATTAAAGAG TCAACAAGACACTTGTTCACACCAGCAGACCGCAGGATTCCAAGAATTCGAATAGAAACGCGACAGTCCTCTGCACTTGAGAACCAgagaataattgttgtaattgaTGGTTGGCCCAGAAATTCTCGCTATCCCAAT GGCCACTTTGTCAGAAGTCTTGGAAATGCTGGAGATAAAGAAACAGAAACTGAAGTTCTTCTGCTGGAGCACGACGTCCCTCATCAGCCTTTCTCACAGGCTGTTCTTAGTTTTCTGCCCAAGATGCCATGGATAATCACAGAACAG GACTTGAAAAAGAGGATGGACCTAAGACATCTCTATATCTGCAGTGTGGACCCTCCTGGATGTACCGATATTGATGATGCTCTGCATTGTCGAGAGTTAGAAAATGGAAATCTGGAG GTTGGAGTACATATAGCTGATGTAAGCCATTTCATCCGACCTGGTAATGCCCTAGATCAGGAGTCAGCAAATCGAGGGACCACAGTATATCTTTGCGACAAG AGAATTGACATGGTTCCAGAACTACTCAGCTCTAATCTTTGCTCCTTAAGATCCAACGTGGAAAG GTTTGCATTTTCTTGCATTTGGGAAATGACACACAATGCTGAAATCCTACATACTATGTTTACAAAAAGTATTATTAACTCTAAG GCATCACTCACATATGCTGAAGCACAGATGAGAATCGATGATGAGAACATGAATGATGAGGTTACATTAGGACTTCGCAGTCTAAATAAGCTGGCAAAGATTCTGAAAAGGAAGAGGATTGACATTGG TGCTCTAACACTGTCTTCTCCTGAAGTGCGGTTTCACATAGACAGCGAGACCCATGATCCTATCGATCTGCAAACCAAAGAATTAAA AGAAACTAATTCAATGGTAGAAGAGTTCATGTTGCTGGCCAACATCTCGGTTGCACAGAAAATTTACGAAGAGTTTTCAGAGTGTGCACTCCTCAGAAAGCATCCAGCGCCTCCACCATCAAACTATGACATCCTTGTCAAAGCAGCAAAATCCAAG AACTTAGAGATTCGGACTGATTCAGCCAAAGCCCTGGCAGACTCTCTGGATAAAGCTGAAGTTCCTGACTCCCCATATTTGAATACACTCTTTCGAATCCTGACAACACGTTGTATGATGCAGGCTGTCTACTTTTGCTCAGGAATGGATACTGATTTTCATCACTTTGGCCTGGCTTCACCTATCTATACTCATTTCACATCACCAATCAGAAG ATATTCTGATGTAATAGTACATCGTTTGTTGGCTGTGGCAATCAATGCTGATGTTACCTACCCGGATATCATGGACAAGCACAAACAACAGGCTCTGTGTAATAACCTCAATTATCGTCACAAAATGGCACAGTATTCCCAACGGGCTTCTGTGGCATTTCATACTCAG TTATTCTTTAAAAACAaaggaattgttgatgaagtTGGTTATATTCTGTTTGTGAAAAAGAATGCCATTGTGGTGCTTATTCCGAAGTTTGGTTTGGAGGGCACTGTCTTATTTGAAGAGAAAGGCAAACAATCCCCAAAACTGCACTACAATGAAGAG ATCCCATCATTAACAGTAGAAAGCACAGTGTTCAACATGTTTGACAAGGTAACCGTGACAATCATGTTGGATGCAACAAATGTCCAGCACCAGAAGATTAGAATGGCACTGGTTGAGCCAGTG ATTCCTGGAGTCAGTGTTCCAAGAAATTCATCGCTGAAAAATAGCACTATTGAAGAACCTGAGGTGAAGAAAACTAAGCTAAGCTAG